The Acetivibrio saccincola genome window below encodes:
- a CDS encoding carbohydrate binding domain-containing protein, with translation MLKKTILCILTCILTIALMCTISYQWVFANNNLIKNHSFEDVEGDALRFWETWVWGEGPGGVEFTVEKDNPRSGQNCAAIYNLEERGSRYIQKVEVEPDSQYKFSAWIRTENVGEGRIGANISVVGNTIYSQDIKGTTHQWEYVELYIKTMEEVDSVELILALGGYDRLGADENLNTGKAFFDDVALEKVDSIPEGARVVVVEKDAPKSSEEDVQSGSEKRDTEGKYTWIWLLVSWSVLLSVFIYYVKTGKVKFKR, from the coding sequence ATGCTGAAGAAAACTATACTCTGTATATTAACCTGTATATTAACAATAGCACTAATGTGTACAATATCTTATCAATGGGTTTTTGCAAATAATAATTTAATTAAAAACCATTCCTTTGAAGATGTGGAGGGGGATGCCCTTAGGTTTTGGGAAACCTGGGTATGGGGTGAAGGACCTGGCGGTGTTGAATTTACAGTGGAAAAAGATAATCCACGCAGCGGGCAAAACTGTGCTGCCATTTATAATTTGGAGGAGCGGGGGTCACGCTATATTCAAAAGGTAGAAGTTGAACCGGATTCACAATATAAGTTTTCTGCCTGGATAAGAACAGAAAATGTGGGTGAAGGAAGAATTGGTGCAAATATATCTGTAGTCGGGAATACAATTTATTCCCAGGATATAAAGGGTACCACTCACCAATGGGAATATGTTGAATTGTATATTAAGACAATGGAAGAAGTGGATAGTGTGGAATTAATATTAGCCTTAGGAGGGTATGACAGATTAGGGGCAGATGAAAATTTGAACACAGGGAAGGCGTTTTTTGACGATGTGGCATTGGAAAAAGTAGATAGCATACCTGAAGGAGCCAGGGTAGTTGTTGTTGAAAAAGATGCACCAAAATCCTCTGAAGAAGACGTACAATCCGGATCTGAAAAAAGAGATACAGAGGGTAAGTATACATGGATTTGGCTGCTGGTTTCCTGGAGTGTTTTGCTTTCTGTATTTATTTACTATGTAAAAACAGGGAAGGTTAAATTTAAAAGATAA
- a CDS encoding bactofilin family protein produces MFKKDVKAPDKFDTLVGKNTIFQGNIETSGTIRIDGKVQGEIKADGDVYLGKSSEVTGNIYANNVFLSGKVEGNIEARGLLNASSTAVLYGDILVQNLISSEGSIFEGRCKMLEKQNSDSKVKNTRKKSEKKSDSTAYSDKN; encoded by the coding sequence GTGTTTAAAAAGGATGTAAAAGCCCCTGATAAATTCGATACCCTTGTAGGTAAAAACACAATTTTCCAAGGTAATATTGAAACTTCCGGTACAATTAGGATTGACGGAAAGGTACAGGGAGAAATAAAAGCTGATGGAGATGTGTATTTAGGAAAAAGTTCGGAAGTTACCGGCAATATATATGCAAATAATGTTTTTCTTTCCGGTAAAGTAGAGGGAAATATAGAAGCAAGGGGCTTGTTAAATGCTTCTTCCACTGCAGTACTCTATGGAGATATTTTAGTTCAGAATTTAATAAGTTCAGAGGGAAGTATATTTGAAGGTAGGTGTAAAATGCTAGAAAAACAAAACAGTGATTCCAAGGTTAAAAATACCAGAAAAAAATCCGAAAAAAAGTCTGACAGCACTGCATATTCTGATAAAAACTAG
- a CDS encoding NAD(P)/FAD-dependent oxidoreductase: MNICIVGAGATGLVAANELVKKGHKVTIFEAEESHGGLAKTMTIGNEKLEVYYHHIFTGDTEIIKLIDELGLSSELMWLESKNSLYINQKLYPFTSPVDLLLFKELSFVERIKMGMLVFKAKFIKHWKNLENITSKDWIIKNAGNNVYEKVWGPLLNSKFDCDSDKISGTWIWNKFKLRGSTRGKNINKELLGYMKGSFGILYDKLVEKIKEGGGKIYYSSAVDRIQPQEDKTLNVYSNGKSCNFDRVIVTTAPGILNKMDVPLTKEYREKLSKTKYKANICMILELDGKLSDYYWVAIARKDFPFVLLIEHTNLVKDAGYGSHIVYLSRYLDQKNKMYSMSDEEIQREFIKYLKIMFPNFDKSSIKRVHINRADYAQPVVVQQYSKILPEMKTPVENLFLASMAQIYPEDRGQNYAVRLGIQVADMVG; this comes from the coding sequence GTGAATATATGCATAGTGGGGGCAGGGGCTACAGGACTTGTTGCTGCAAATGAACTTGTTAAAAAAGGTCATAAGGTTACCATATTTGAAGCAGAAGAAAGCCACGGTGGTTTAGCTAAGACTATGACCATTGGAAATGAAAAACTGGAGGTTTATTATCATCACATATTTACCGGTGATACAGAAATAATTAAGCTTATAGATGAGCTGGGTCTGTCTTCTGAGCTTATGTGGCTTGAGTCAAAAAACTCCCTGTATATAAACCAAAAGCTTTATCCTTTTACTTCCCCGGTGGATTTACTGCTTTTTAAAGAGCTTTCATTTGTTGAAAGAATAAAAATGGGGATGCTTGTATTTAAGGCAAAATTCATAAAGCACTGGAAAAACCTAGAAAATATAACTTCTAAAGACTGGATAATAAAAAATGCAGGTAACAATGTATATGAAAAAGTTTGGGGTCCTTTACTAAATTCTAAATTTGACTGTGATTCTGATAAAATATCCGGTACCTGGATTTGGAATAAATTTAAACTTAGAGGCTCAACAAGGGGCAAAAACATTAACAAAGAATTGTTAGGTTATATGAAGGGAAGTTTTGGGATATTATACGATAAGCTGGTGGAAAAAATTAAAGAGGGCGGGGGGAAAATATATTACTCAAGTGCCGTAGACAGAATACAGCCTCAGGAAGATAAAACTTTGAATGTTTACAGTAATGGAAAGAGCTGTAATTTTGACAGGGTTATTGTTACCACCGCACCAGGTATTTTAAACAAAATGGATGTTCCCCTTACCAAAGAGTACAGGGAGAAGCTTTCAAAAACAAAGTACAAGGCCAATATTTGCATGATTTTAGAACTGGATGGGAAATTATCTGATTATTATTGGGTTGCAATAGCAAGAAAAGATTTTCCTTTTGTATTATTAATAGAACATACCAACTTAGTCAAAGATGCCGGCTATGGCTCTCACATTGTTTATCTTTCCAGGTATCTTGATCAAAAGAATAAAATGTATTCTATGAGTGATGAAGAAATACAGAGAGAGTTTATAAAATACCTGAAGATAATGTTTCCAAACTTTGACAAGTCAAGTATAAAGAGAGTGCATATAAACAGGGCTGACTATGCCCAGCCTGTTGTGGTACAGCAATATTCTAAAATTTTACCGGAGATGAAAACTCCCGTGGAAAATTTGTTTTTAGCCAGTATGGCACAGATATATCCTGAAGACAGGGGGCAAAACTATGCTGTCAGGCTGGGGATACAAGTGGCAGACATGGTTGGCTAA
- a CDS encoding ABC transporter ATP-binding protein translates to MLEVKNLTVRYGKLTIVNNVSFSVKEGQWLMIVGPNGAGKSTIINAISQGVSYTGDVYFEGKNIKKYKPHNRAKIFGVLAQNNIVSYPFTVGEVIRLGRYCYAPGIFSHPGKEDEEHILKAVKMTGLEPLLNQSVLTLSGGELRRVFLAQLFAQNPKILMLDEPTNHLDLLYQKQTFELIQEWLKVPGRSVISVVHDLSLAKAYGREALLLHKGKVKGLGPIHQVLTAKNLNLVYSMDVCAWMKSKLKQWQ, encoded by the coding sequence ATGCTTGAAGTAAAAAATTTAACGGTGCGGTACGGAAAACTTACAATAGTTAACAATGTCAGTTTTTCTGTGAAAGAAGGACAATGGCTTATGATTGTAGGGCCAAACGGTGCAGGTAAAAGCACCATAATAAATGCCATTTCACAGGGAGTATCCTATACAGGGGATGTATACTTTGAAGGCAAAAACATTAAAAAATACAAACCGCACAACAGGGCAAAAATATTTGGTGTTTTAGCCCAAAACAATATTGTCAGCTACCCCTTTACAGTGGGGGAAGTTATCAGGCTGGGAAGGTATTGCTATGCGCCGGGTATATTTTCACATCCGGGTAAAGAAGATGAGGAACACATTCTAAAAGCCGTTAAAATGACAGGGCTGGAACCTCTTTTAAACCAGTCGGTTTTAACCCTTTCAGGAGGGGAGCTTAGGAGGGTTTTTCTTGCCCAGCTTTTTGCTCAAAATCCTAAAATTCTTATGTTGGACGAGCCTACCAACCATTTAGATCTTTTGTATCAAAAGCAGACTTTTGAGTTGATACAGGAGTGGTTAAAGGTTCCGGGACGTTCAGTTATATCGGTGGTACATGATTTGAGCCTTGCTAAGGCATATGGCAGGGAAGCACTGCTCCTTCATAAGGGGAAGGTTAAGGGATTAGGACCAATTCACCAGGTACTCACTGCAAAAAATCTTAATCTTGTGTATTCCATGGATGTTTGCGCATGGATGAAAAGTAAGTTAAAGCAGTGGCAATAA
- a CDS encoding M23 family metallopeptidase, with protein MKKRREKRYWSIMLVPHSTNEIKVFKISSVKYKLLALGTIIATAIICTGLTITSLVEENKHLSEKIALANKLTEEQALLIEENEKEISKLKEEKIKQSRMTEEFKTLYKDLTHKYIEENMNEVVATRSTGRNDREFVESASKLKSILEELEKINHSDAEITTDLEDTQAKLTEYMNVVPTLWPTAGSVTSGFGYRTDPISFTRRFHYGIDISAPYGREIKASASGRVILSDWHGNYGKTVIIDHGRGITTLYAHCSKLLVSEGNTVNKGDFIALVGSTGRSTGNHLHFEVRVYDEAVDPMEYLDPR; from the coding sequence ATGAAAAAAAGACGTGAAAAGCGGTATTGGTCCATTATGCTGGTACCACATTCAACAAATGAAATTAAGGTATTTAAAATATCATCAGTAAAATACAAACTTCTCGCCCTTGGAACAATTATTGCTACAGCTATTATATGCACCGGACTTACCATTACGTCACTTGTAGAGGAAAATAAGCATCTTAGTGAAAAAATAGCTCTGGCTAATAAATTAACCGAAGAACAGGCTCTTTTAATAGAAGAAAATGAAAAGGAAATATCCAAATTAAAGGAAGAAAAAATTAAGCAGAGCAGAATGACTGAGGAATTTAAAACATTATATAAAGATTTAACCCATAAGTACATAGAAGAAAATATGAACGAGGTTGTTGCCACCAGGTCAACAGGACGAAATGACAGGGAATTTGTAGAAAGTGCCAGCAAACTTAAATCAATATTAGAGGAACTGGAAAAAATAAATCATTCTGATGCTGAAATAACAACTGATTTAGAAGATACTCAGGCAAAATTGACAGAGTATATGAATGTTGTTCCCACTTTATGGCCTACAGCCGGTAGCGTTACTTCAGGTTTTGGCTACAGAACGGATCCTATCAGTTTTACAAGGAGATTTCATTATGGAATTGATATATCCGCTCCTTACGGAAGGGAAATTAAAGCCTCTGCAAGCGGGAGGGTAATTCTCTCAGACTGGCACGGAAATTACGGTAAAACTGTAATAATTGATCATGGCAGGGGTATAACAACCCTCTATGCCCACTGTTCAAAACTTCTTGTCAGTGAAGGAAATACAGTTAATAAAGGGGATTTTATAGCTCTCGTTGGAAGCACCGGCAGAAGTACAGGAAATCACCTGCACTTTGAAGTAAGAGTTTATGATGAAGCAGTAGACCCTATGGAATATTTAGACCCTAGATAA
- a CDS encoding ABC transporter substrate-binding protein yields the protein MKCKIKWKRKPVLLILIVIFTIVFAAGCEADEKIPESLHDSAVTITDMMGREITLEEPVTKVIAMTPSDCEILYAIGAGEALVGRGEYCDYPPEVLELPKVRTGENTNLEEIISLKPQVVLMGTMGQTKEQVAALERAGIKVVVSQATDIEGVYSSVDMIGKLMNREEEAQNVINSMKKTFDEVSQKKVQMKGKTVYFEVSPLEYGLWTAGSGTFMNEIAEIIGLENCFADVEGWGEISEEQVLERNPDYIVTIAMYFGEGPTPEEEIAGRKGWENITAVKNRAILNLQNDELSRPVPRLAEGAKMLYDFVTSITESEESGEH from the coding sequence ATGAAATGTAAAATTAAGTGGAAAAGAAAACCGGTTTTGCTTATTTTAATTGTGATTTTTACAATTGTATTTGCTGCCGGATGTGAAGCTGATGAAAAGATACCGGAAAGCTTGCATGATAGCGCAGTAACAATAACTGATATGATGGGACGGGAAATTACATTAGAAGAGCCGGTAACTAAAGTTATTGCCATGACTCCTTCTGATTGTGAAATTCTATATGCCATTGGTGCAGGGGAAGCACTAGTTGGCCGCGGGGAGTACTGTGACTATCCGCCGGAAGTTTTGGAATTGCCAAAAGTGCGCACCGGGGAAAACACAAATTTAGAGGAAATAATATCTCTAAAACCACAGGTGGTGCTCATGGGTACCATGGGACAGACAAAGGAACAAGTTGCAGCACTTGAGAGGGCAGGAATTAAAGTTGTGGTATCCCAGGCAACGGATATTGAGGGTGTGTATTCTTCCGTTGATATGATTGGGAAGCTTATGAACAGGGAAGAGGAAGCACAAAATGTCATTAACTCAATGAAAAAAACCTTTGATGAAGTTTCACAAAAGAAAGTACAGATGAAAGGAAAAACCGTATATTTTGAAGTTTCACCTTTAGAGTATGGGCTGTGGACTGCAGGAAGCGGTACTTTTATGAATGAAATTGCAGAAATAATAGGTCTTGAAAATTGTTTTGCCGATGTGGAAGGCTGGGGGGAAATATCAGAAGAGCAGGTTTTAGAGCGCAATCCGGACTATATTGTTACCATTGCCATGTACTTTGGGGAAGGACCTACACCTGAGGAGGAAATTGCCGGTCGTAAGGGATGGGAAAATATAACTGCTGTTAAAAACAGGGCAATACTGAACCTTCAGAATGATGAGCTTTCCCGCCCGGTACCGCGCCTTGCTGAAGGGGCAAAAATGCTATATGATTTCGTTACAAGTATAACTGAATCGGAGGAGTCAGGTGAACATTAA
- a CDS encoding helix-turn-helix domain-containing protein — protein sequence MEIRVGELIKAKREEKKYSLADFAEIIGITPGYLSQIENGHKKNPKLEILLKIVKELDIDLSTLLGIESQEENSNFKIPPLLKLILAKERNTKVLEDKDTLKKICGIIDKSLECRYFIENEELYQMFLEDIYIQIETILKRYMDFQAIK from the coding sequence ATGGAAATTAGAGTTGGCGAATTAATAAAGGCAAAAAGAGAAGAGAAAAAGTACTCCCTTGCAGATTTTGCTGAAATTATCGGAATAACCCCGGGATATCTTTCACAAATTGAAAACGGGCATAAGAAAAACCCTAAATTAGAAATTTTATTAAAAATAGTAAAAGAACTTGATATTGATTTAAGTACGCTTTTAGGCATAGAAAGCCAGGAAGAAAATTCAAATTTTAAAATTCCGCCTCTTTTAAAGCTCATTTTGGCAAAAGAAAGAAATACTAAAGTTTTAGAGGATAAAGACACATTAAAAAAGATATGCGGTATTATAGATAAATCCTTAGAGTGTAGATATTTTATAGAAAATGAAGAATTATACCAGATGTTTTTAGAAGATATTTATATTCAGATTGAAACTATATTAAAGAGGTATATGGACTTTCAAGCTATAAAATAG
- the yunB gene encoding sporulation protein YunB, with amino-acid sequence MKRAKTNLYSRLWYVRRNRKKLYVYIFPLTMLIVLIMLFLYFENVIKPSFLEFSDYKIKAIINNSVAKAVNDNFPEEINYEEIVKINKDDLEKIKSIQVDVGKLNRTFSKVTLNIQEELDALGDVEIGVPIGVLTGKSVFSARGPRINIKVIPEGSVETDFRSEFTSAGINQTKHRIYFLVKTKVGIAVPFINKTTEVTTSIPIAETVIVGDVPWYYLNFENIEN; translated from the coding sequence ATGAAAAGGGCCAAAACCAATCTCTACAGCAGACTATGGTATGTCAGGAGAAACAGGAAAAAATTGTATGTGTACATATTTCCCTTAACTATGCTGATTGTACTTATTATGCTTTTTTTATATTTTGAAAATGTGATAAAGCCAAGCTTTTTAGAATTTTCAGATTATAAGATAAAGGCAATAATAAACAATTCTGTGGCAAAAGCAGTTAATGATAATTTCCCTGAAGAAATAAATTATGAGGAAATTGTAAAAATAAACAAAGATGATCTTGAAAAAATCAAGTCTATACAGGTGGATGTGGGAAAACTAAACAGGACATTTTCAAAAGTGACCCTTAACATCCAGGAGGAATTAGATGCTTTAGGGGATGTGGAAATCGGGGTACCCATTGGGGTGCTTACAGGTAAGTCAGTTTTTTCTGCCAGGGGACCTAGGATAAATATTAAAGTAATACCTGAAGGAAGTGTGGAAACCGACTTTAGGTCGGAATTTACCAGTGCAGGTATTAACCAGACAAAACACCGGATATATTTTCTTGTTAAGACAAAAGTGGGTATAGCAGTACCCTTTATTAACAAAACTACTGAAGTTACAACAAGCATTCCAATAGCCGAAACAGTTATTGTAGGGGATGTGCCTTGGTATTATTTAAATTTTGAAAATATTGAAAACTAA
- a CDS encoding FecCD family ABC transporter permease → MNIKKEGFRIYEYIIFTVVVFFTFALCVSVGSVSIPIRDTATIILNSIRGIPIPDTIAMPSIILDIRLPRVICVALTGASLSICGGAMQGLLRNPLADGSTLGVSSGASLGAVVAIAFGIRIPSFPFTGTMVMAILFALLSLIIILTLSYKMDYSLSTHTIILIGVIYSMFVSSALSLITTFASDRVKEITFWLMGSLSGSSFENGLVLLIALVVFGGAIILHSRELNAFAIGEENARHVGVNVKRVKLIIMIAVSGLIGVCVSIGGTIGFVGLVVPHMVRMITGPNHKKLLPASLFGGATFLMLADLVARKILSPLELPIGVVTSFIGAILFIYIFYNSRRKGHA, encoded by the coding sequence GTGAACATTAAAAAAGAGGGCTTTCGCATTTATGAATACATAATATTTACAGTGGTGGTGTTTTTCACTTTTGCCCTTTGTGTCTCTGTGGGAAGCGTCAGCATTCCCATAAGGGACACGGCAACCATCATATTAAATTCAATCCGGGGCATTCCTATTCCGGATACAATAGCAATGCCGTCTATTATTTTGGATATCCGGTTGCCCAGGGTAATTTGTGTTGCACTAACCGGTGCATCCCTTTCAATTTGCGGGGGAGCCATGCAGGGGCTTTTGAGAAATCCACTGGCAGACGGTTCAACCCTTGGTGTGTCCTCCGGTGCGTCACTGGGGGCGGTAGTTGCAATTGCCTTTGGCATAAGGATACCTTCTTTTCCTTTCACAGGTACCATGGTAATGGCCATACTATTTGCTTTATTATCCCTTATTATAATTCTTACACTTTCGTACAAGATGGACTACTCTCTGTCAACCCATACCATTATCCTTATTGGTGTGATATATTCCATGTTTGTATCTAGTGCGCTTTCTCTTATCACCACATTTGCGTCAGACAGGGTTAAGGAAATCACTTTTTGGCTGATGGGAAGTCTGTCAGGCAGCAGTTTTGAAAATGGCCTGGTACTTTTAATAGCTTTAGTGGTATTTGGGGGGGCTATTATTTTGCATTCAAGAGAATTAAATGCCTTTGCCATTGGAGAAGAAAATGCACGTCATGTAGGGGTAAATGTAAAGAGGGTTAAATTAATAATTATGATTGCCGTTTCAGGGCTTATAGGTGTTTGTGTGTCCATTGGCGGGACAATTGGGTTTGTGGGTTTGGTGGTACCTCACATGGTGCGCATGATTACAGGACCAAACCACAAAAAGCTTCTTCCTGCCTCTTTGTTTGGGGGAGCAACTTTTCTAATGCTTGCAGACCTTGTTGCACGTAAAATACTAAGCCCTTTAGAACTTCCCATCGGGGTGGTTACCTCCTTTATTGGTGCAATACTATTCATCTACATATTTTATAATTCAAGGAGGAAGGGGCATGCTTGA
- a CDS encoding GtrA family protein, translating to MIEKIINRLKKYKFFSDMLTPETFSQMRRYVITGFSGFAIEYFLFNIFNELIFVKFPPGGYTPAKTIAEKFINDSFERTTYRYLLANAIAYVVAFWYNFLLNRFWSFKSKVNIFKQLKQYSALFIFNLIIASVLLYLLSDKIGIMPKISKILVMGMLVCWNFVLYKKVIYK from the coding sequence TTGATTGAAAAAATAATTAACAGACTAAAGAAGTACAAGTTTTTTTCTGATATGCTGACCCCCGAAACCTTTTCCCAAATGAGAAGATATGTAATTACAGGTTTTTCAGGGTTTGCCATTGAATATTTTTTATTTAATATATTTAATGAACTTATATTTGTAAAATTCCCTCCAGGTGGCTATACACCCGCAAAAACAATTGCAGAAAAATTCATTAATGATAGTTTTGAAAGGACTACATACAGGTATTTACTTGCCAATGCCATTGCCTATGTAGTTGCATTTTGGTATAACTTTCTTCTCAACAGATTCTGGTCGTTCAAATCCAAAGTTAACATATTTAAGCAATTAAAGCAGTATAGTGCTTTATTTATATTTAATTTAATTATAGCCAGCGTATTATTGTACTTATTAAGTGATAAAATTGGTATAATGCCTAAGATTTCCAAAATATTGGTTATGGGAATGTTAGTGTGCTGGAATTTTGTGCTTTACAAGAAAGTTATTTACAAATAA